A segment of the bacterium genome:
AGTACCAGACCTTTGTTGTCTCGCGTGCGACGGACCGCTTCGCCGAGCACAGCCCGTCGGGTCATCGACAAGCCATTGATCCGACCAGTTGTGATCAGCTTGACATCTTTCTCAATCAGTTCGTCGATGTTGTCGAGCGTTGTTTTGGCGAGAAGCGACATAAGGGCGTCGACCTCGGCCTTGGGACGCTTCCAGTTCTCCACTGAAAAGGTGTAAAGCGTCAGGTACTTCACGCCCAACTCGCCTGAGGCACCGACGACCCGCTTGACCGCCTCTACCCCGTGTTCATGTCCATATGTGCGCGGCTTTTGTCGCTGCGCGGCCCACCGGCCGTTCCCGTCCATGATGATCGCGATATGCGTCGGAATCCGGTCGGGGCGTGCCAGTATCCTGGCCTTGAGGTCGTCTAAGTGATCGGTCATAGCGGGTCCAAAGTAGTCGGGCGAGTGGTCTGACGCAAGCGCAATTGCGGCAAGCGGCTACCGGTAGATCGTCAGGCTATCGAACCGAGTCTCCATTCGGTAACTGGTGGAATAAAAGAGCCCATCCTGGGTGGCAACCTCCCAGATCGAATCGGGGAAAACCATCCCGTCCTGTACCGTAAAGCGGAACGAGCGAGTGAACCGTCGGTACCCCGGCTCAGCGGCATAATGCAAATAGAGCCAACGCGGGAAATAGCTGGTCCGGTCGATCAATGCGATACCGGTCGGAAGTTTCGGCTGAGTCGTATCAGTATCAAATCCGATGGCCAGGGATGCTCCGCCGGTGTCGTTGGGGAAGTCATTCAGATAATACCGGTCATGGAAAACATTCACGTAGTCGAGTCGCACATCGCGAATCTTGCGCGAAGGTGAACGTCGCACCACCGATGAATCAAGCTTGCCGAAACTGTAGAAGTAGGCGGTTTTCACCGAATCCACCCAGGCAACAGCCCCTTCATCGCGAATCTCTTTGTAGTAACTTGTGGCGAGAAACGAGTAGCTGATACCTCGCTGATTGGGGTCGGCAGTGGTCAGTGTGGCATCGGCCCGTTTCCAGTAGTAGTTGAGGATAGGGTCATTGCTGATAGTCTGTGCGGAGTCATTTTGCGCCATGGCGAGCCATGCGGCGCTTGTGACAAAAAGGAGCAAGCAGACTATTATAGACCTTTTTTGTCTTGACATCTCTCCCGTTCCATCCGTATCTATTATACTAACGACCTGCCTGTCCGGCCAGGTTAGTCAAACATATCATTTCCCGACGGCAGCCACAACCAGCATTTCACCCCATCGCACGGCTGTCGAAAGCGAAGTTCAGGAGGAAAGTATGACCGTACGTGAGCTGCTGCAATCCAAAAGCAAGCGCGAGGTGATCATCGCTTCCCCTCTCACCAAGATCCGAAGCGCCATGAATCTCCTGATCAAACATGAGGTCAGTTGCCTGCCGGTGCTGAACGACCAGCAGGAGCTGGTAGGGATCCTCTCCGACAAAGATATCTTCCGCCGCGCCTACCACGACTGCCACGGCTTCGCCGAACTTGCTGTGGGAGAATTGATGACCTCGGATGTGATTGTCGGACTGGAGACGGACGATGTGAGCTATATCGCCGGGGTGATGACCAAGAACCGAATACGGCATGTGCCGATCGTAAAGGGGAATCGTTTGGTCGGGTTGATCTCGATCGGCGACGTGGTGAAAACGCAGATGACGGATATCGAATTCGAGAACCGTCACTTGTGGCAGTATATCAATGGGAGTTATCCGGGGTAGGGAACCCGCAACCGTTCGGGATTAGTCGTGTAGGTCAGGCGCGGTCGACAAGCAAAGCGAAGTCGATTATCTGCGCGCCTGACATTCCATCACAATTTGAGCGTGACTACACCCTTACGGCAAATTGTCCGGCAAGACGTAGTAGATCAGCACCGCAAACGAGAGCAGGAATATTGCCAAATTGACCGGCCGCCATTTGATCGTTATCAAAAGTTCGTTCTTACCCTTTGCCGAAGCAAAATGGCAGATCGCCAGAAAATTCATGGTCATGGCAAGCAGCGGCAGACCAACGAATATGATGGGAATGAGTATCGTAAGAAACTGGTTGGCGCTCACGTAGTCAAAGAAGTCATGCAGATAATCGAAGCCTGGGAAAGAGACCCCCAACTCGTACTTCAGGACAACAGTAAGAGCAAAGACGATAGGTACCGCGAGCAGCCAAAGGCCCGCCCGCGAAGATTTCCGGTATCTGAGCAGAGGGATCTTTAGTTCCTGCTGGTGCTCCACCCCCTCGACTTGCGGCACTCGTATCCCGTTAAACGGACTTTCATCTTCTGGCTTTTTCATACTATTCTCCTGTGAGATATCCTCGCAATTTGTCCATGCCCCGTGACAGAAGCGACTTGATCGTGCCTTCTCGCTTTCCGAGAATGAGCGAGATCTCCTTTATCGATTTCTGCTCGTAGAACCGCAGTGAAATGACTTCCTGATACTTGAGATCGAGCTTCTTGATAGTTTCATTTATCCTGAGATACTCCCGGTGTTTCGCCAGTTCTTCGGCAAGCCGCGCCCTTTCTGTCTCCGCGTTCGAGTAGTCCGTTATCTCGATCCCGTACTCTTCCTGTATCCTGCTCAACGACTCCGGCGCATAGGCACGGTCCCGGGAGTATTTGTTGAGTTCGTTCGTCGCGATTCGATACAGCCAATGCAGGACTGAGATATTGCGCCACTTAAATTTCCCGACACCGGCATATGCTTTCAGAAAGGTCTCGGCGGCAATGTCCTTGGCGGCATCGTAACTGCCGGTTCGGCGGAAGGCATACCCGAATATCCGGCCATAAAAGGCATCATAGATCTCCCCGAATCTGCGAGGATCATCTTCAATCTCCTTGAGGAGCCTTTCTTCGTTCAGAGCCAACAATCGTTCCTTTGTACGAGTATAATCGTGACCGGTGAGAAGGGTTGCGTTTGTTGCAGAGGTATTTTGGTATTTGCGGTCAGCCTGGTGTGCTTTTTAACAAAAAACCCCGGCCGAAAAGACCGGGGTTTCTGATATCTGAGATGACGATGGAGAGTTATACCTCCATCATCTCCTTCTCTTTCTTCGAAAGCTGATCATCGATCTGACGGATGTAATCGTCCGTCATCTTTTGGATCTTATCGATCCCATCCTTTTCTGAATCCTCGGCGACTTTGTGATCCTTGAGCGCTTTCTTCAGATGCTCGTTGGCGTCGCGGCGGATATTGCGGATCGCCACTCTCCCCTCCTCAGCGATATGCTTGCAATGCTTGACCAGCTCTTTGCGTCGTTCTTCGTTGAGTGCGGGGATCGGGATACGGATGAGCGTGCCATCGGGTTGAGGGTTGAGGCCGAGATCGGCTTTCTGGATCGCTTTGACGATCTCGCCCACTACCGTCTTATCAAATGCCTGGATAGTCAGCATGCGCGCTTCGGGAGCGGAGACAGTGCCGACCTGGTTGAGCGGCATCTGGCTGCCGTACGCTTCGACACGTACGGTGTCGAGCAGGTGAGTCGAGGCTTTGCCCGTTCGGACAGTCCCCAACTCGCGGTGAATAGCTTCCACCGACTTGTGCATTTTCTCTTTGGTCTGTTTGAGAATCTCTTCAATCATGATCAATGCTCCTTTACCCTGTCGGACTGCCTAGCAAATGAGAGTGCCGACATTCTCTCCCTGAACCACTTGCTTGAGGATCCCCGGCACATTCAGGTCGATCACCCGAACCGGGATCTTGTTATCCTTCAGCAGCGAGATCGAGGTTGAATCCATCACTTTGAGTTCTTTCGTGAGAACATCCATATACGACAGTTTCGGGAAGAAAACAGCATTCTTGTCTTTTTTCGGGTCGGCGGAATAGACGCCGTCGACGTTGGTCGCTTTGACCATCAGTTGTGCGCCAACCTCCATCGCCCGGAGTGAAGCGGCGGTATCGGTGCTGAAATAGGGATTGCCGGTTCCGGCGGCGAAGATCACCGTTCTCCCCTTCTCCATGTGGCGAATGGCGCGACGGCGGATATACGGCTCAGCGAACGCTTCGATCTTGACCGCCGACATAACGCGGGTGTAGATCCCCATCTGTTCGAGCATATCCATCACGGCGAGAGAGTTCATCACAGTCGCGAGCATGCCGATATTATCGCCGGTGACACGATCCATGCCGCGCTCGGCCCCCTTCATGCCGCGAAAGATATTCCCGCCCCCGATAACCAGGCCCAGCTCGATACCGAGCGATTTGACCTCAGCGATCTGACGGCAGATAAATTCGACAGTGGGAGTGTGGATGCCGTAATCGGTGGGGCCCATGAGGGCCTCACCGGACAGCTTGATCAGGACCCGCTTATACGCAGGTGTAGGTGAGTCGGTATCCATCGGTTATTCGCCCAGGCGGAAGCGGGCAAACCGCTTGATCGCGACGTTTTCACCGAGACTGGCGACCGCCGCCTTGACGATATCGCCAATGGTCTTGTCGTTATCCTTGACGAACAGCTGTTCCATCAGGACGACCTCGGTGTAATACTTCTCGATCTTGCCGTCAACGATCTTGTCGACGATCTTTTCCGGCTTCCCTTCGTTGAGCACTTGCTTGCGATAGATCTCGCGCTCTGAGGCGATCAATTCCTGGTTCATTTCTTCGCGACGGACCGCTTGTGGGCTGGTCGCGGCGATCTGCATGGCGATATCGCGCGCAAACTGCTTGAACTCCGGATTGCCAGTCACTTTGCTTGAGGCTTCCATCTCCACCAATACGCCCAGTTTGTCACCGGGGTGAATATAGGTGGTCAGGTAGCCGGTCGATTCCATCCGGACAAATCGCTTGATCTGGGTATTCTCGCCGAGCGAGCCGATAAATCCTTTGACGTAATCAGAGACTGACTTGCCTTCATGATTCGGCATCGTCTGCGCGTTCAGGGCATCGAGATCTTTCGGTGCATTGGTCGCGACATGCTGCGCGATATCCGAGGCAAACTGTTTGAACTTATCGGTACGAGCGACGAAATCGGTTTCGCAATTGATCTCAACCAAAACACCGAGCTTGTCGCCGTTGGCGACGAGCGAAGCGATGGTTCCTTCGGAGGTCGTGCGCCCTTCTTTTGAGGCGGCCTTTGCGATCCCTTTTTCCCGAAGGAGGTGGACCGCTTTTTCGACATCACCCTGCGTTTCGGCCAGCGCTTTCTTGCAATCCATCATGCCGGCGCCGGTTTTCTCGCGCAGTTCTTTGACTTGTTGTGCAGTTATTTCCATGGTCACTGATCCTTACTGTTTCTCAGGCGACTTCCCGCGACCGGACTCCTCTTCGGAGACGTAGGTCTTCAGGGGCGTAACACGATCCGGTTCCACGCTGATATCGCCGATGTTCGGCATTGAGCCGAGCGCATCAGCCGCGGAATCCACCAACTCACGCAACAGGATGCGGATCGACTTGATCGCGTCATCGTTGCCGGCGATCGGGAAATCGATCGGATCCGGGTCGGCATTGGTATCGAGGATAGCGATGATCGGGATGCCGAGCTTTTTGCACTCGGAGACCGCGATCTTCTCTTTCTTGGCATCAACAATGATCACCAGACCGGGGAGATAATTCATCTCCTTGATACCGGACAGGATCTCATTCAGCTTTTCAGCTTCGTTGTCCATGCCGGACCGTTCTTTCTTGGTGAACTTCTCGAAAGTGCCGTCTTCGCGCATCCGCTCGATATCTTTGAGCTTCTTGATCGAGTTCTTGATGGTATTGAAGTTGGTCAGCATGCCGCCGAGCCAGCGCTCAGTGACATAAAAGCCATTGCACTTCGGCGCGAGTTCAAGGATCACCTCGCGGGCCTGTTTTTTGGTGCCGACAAACAGGATCGGACGTCCGGCGGAGACGATCTCGCGGACTTTCTTCTTCGCCTGTTCCAGGGCATTGATGGTTTTCTGCAGGTCAATGATGTAGATGCCGTTGCGAGCTGCAAAGATAAACGGCTTCATCTTGGGGTTCCAACGACGGGTCTGGTGACCAAAGTGGACGCCAGCCTCGAGGAACTCCTTGAGTTTGGGTGTAAGCATCTGATCCCTCGTAGAGATTCTGGTTGTTCGTCACCTCGGCGTCATTCCCGACTGGTTCCCGTAGCGGTGGGACCATCCAGCAGGTCGGCCGAGGTTGTGTATTTCCCCCGCCGAAGCGGGGGATGGTATTTGTCTAACGCTTCGAGTACTGGAAGCGCTTACGGGC
Coding sequences within it:
- a CDS encoding isoprenyl transferase; its protein translation is MTDHLDDLKARILARPDRIPTHIAIIMDGNGRWAAQRQKPRTYGHEHGVEAVKRVVGASGELGVKYLTLYTFSVENWKRPKAEVDALMSLLAKTTLDNIDELIEKDVKLITTGRINGLSMTRRAVLGEAVRRTRDNKGLVLNLALNYGGRTEILDAVKSIATSVKAGVLDVNDIDEKLFSEFLYTANIPDPDLLIRTSGEMRISNFLIWQTSYTELYIIDTLWPDFGKKELFEAVLAYQSRDRRFGKVSEETEDEPQSA
- a CDS encoding CBS domain-containing protein — protein: MTVRELLQSKSKREVIIASPLTKIRSAMNLLIKHEVSCLPVLNDQQELVGILSDKDIFRRAYHDCHGFAELAVGELMTSDVIVGLETDDVSYIAGVMTKNRIRHVPIVKGNRLVGLISIGDVVKTQMTDIEFENRHLWQYINGSYPG
- a CDS encoding RNA polymerase sigma factor produces the protein MALNEERLLKEIEDDPRRFGEIYDAFYGRIFGYAFRRTGSYDAAKDIAAETFLKAYAGVGKFKWRNISVLHWLYRIATNELNKYSRDRAYAPESLSRIQEEYGIEITDYSNAETERARLAEELAKHREYLRINETIKKLDLKYQEVISLRFYEQKSIKEISLILGKREGTIKSLLSRGMDKLRGYLTGE
- the frr gene encoding ribosome recycling factor; translated protein: MIEEILKQTKEKMHKSVEAIHRELGTVRTGKASTHLLDTVRVEAYGSQMPLNQVGTVSAPEARMLTIQAFDKTVVGEIVKAIQKADLGLNPQPDGTLIRIPIPALNEERRKELVKHCKHIAEEGRVAIRNIRRDANEHLKKALKDHKVAEDSEKDGIDKIQKMTDDYIRQIDDQLSKKEKEMMEV
- a CDS encoding UMP kinase, which translates into the protein MDTDSPTPAYKRVLIKLSGEALMGPTDYGIHTPTVEFICRQIAEVKSLGIELGLVIGGGNIFRGMKGAERGMDRVTGDNIGMLATVMNSLAVMDMLEQMGIYTRVMSAVKIEAFAEPYIRRRAIRHMEKGRTVIFAAGTGNPYFSTDTAASLRAMEVGAQLMVKATNVDGVYSADPKKDKNAVFFPKLSYMDVLTKELKVMDSTSISLLKDNKIPVRVIDLNVPGILKQVVQGENVGTLIC
- a CDS encoding elongation factor Ts — translated: MEITAQQVKELREKTGAGMMDCKKALAETQGDVEKAVHLLREKGIAKAASKEGRTTSEGTIASLVANGDKLGVLVEINCETDFVARTDKFKQFASDIAQHVATNAPKDLDALNAQTMPNHEGKSVSDYVKGFIGSLGENTQIKRFVRMESTGYLTTYIHPGDKLGVLVEMEASSKVTGNPEFKQFARDIAMQIAATSPQAVRREEMNQELIASEREIYRKQVLNEGKPEKIVDKIVDGKIEKYYTEVVLMEQLFVKDNDKTIGDIVKAAVASLGENVAIKRFARFRLGE
- the rpsB gene encoding 30S ribosomal protein S2, with translation MLTPKLKEFLEAGVHFGHQTRRWNPKMKPFIFAARNGIYIIDLQKTINALEQAKKKVREIVSAGRPILFVGTKKQAREVILELAPKCNGFYVTERWLGGMLTNFNTIKNSIKKLKDIERMREDGTFEKFTKKERSGMDNEAEKLNEILSGIKEMNYLPGLVIIVDAKKEKIAVSECKKLGIPIIAILDTNADPDPIDFPIAGNDDAIKSIRILLRELVDSAADALGSMPNIGDISVEPDRVTPLKTYVSEEESGRGKSPEKQ